A section of the Mesobacillus jeotgali genome encodes:
- a CDS encoding Stp1/IreP family PP2C-type Ser/Thr phosphatase, whose amino-acid sequence MKAVFMTDRGKVRLHNEDNGGIFMNSHGQRLAIVADGMGGHRAGDVASDMTIKHLKVLWETSAKIQTAEEAENWLEESVLQVNHKIYEHSLKNTECEGMGTTIVAAICTNLFATVVNIGDSRCYLLNESGFKQLTEDHSLVNELVRSGQISKEDAEHHPRKNVLLRALGTEESVEMDVKTIIFEEEDVLLLCSDGLSNKVSQEEMESIITDKEMSFEDKAAEFIKRANQYGGEDNITLAIVEYQEFNEGR is encoded by the coding sequence ATGAAGGCTGTTTTCATGACAGACAGGGGAAAGGTTCGCCTGCATAATGAAGACAACGGCGGCATCTTTATGAATTCTCACGGGCAGCGCCTTGCCATCGTAGCAGATGGCATGGGCGGCCACCGTGCAGGGGATGTAGCCAGTGATATGACAATCAAGCATCTGAAGGTTCTCTGGGAAACATCAGCGAAGATACAAACAGCAGAAGAGGCAGAAAACTGGCTGGAAGAATCCGTTTTACAGGTCAATCATAAGATTTATGAGCACTCTTTGAAAAATACTGAATGTGAAGGCATGGGAACAACCATAGTGGCGGCCATTTGCACAAATCTATTCGCGACTGTTGTAAACATAGGTGACAGCCGCTGTTATTTACTGAACGAATCAGGCTTCAAACAGTTGACTGAAGATCATTCTCTTGTAAATGAGCTTGTTCGATCTGGGCAAATTTCAAAAGAAGATGCAGAGCATCATCCTCGTAAAAATGTTCTTTTGAGAGCCCTTGGGACAGAAGAATCAGTCGAGATGGATGTTAAGACGATTATCTTTGAAGAGGAAGATGTATTGTTGCTTTGTTCTGATGGGCTCTCCAATAAAGTGAGCCAGGAAGAGATGGAAAGCATCATAACGGACAAGGAAATGTCTTTTGAAGATAAAGCTGCAGAATTCATCAAAAGGGCCAATCAGTACGGCGGCGAAGATAATATTACTCTTGCAATCGTCGAATACCAGGAATTCAACGAGGGCAGGTGA
- the pknB gene encoding Stk1 family PASTA domain-containing Ser/Thr kinase gives MIIGKRISGRYKIKDMIGGGGMANVYLAHDMILDRDVAVKMLRLDFANDDEFIRRFHREAQSATSLAHPNIVSIYDVGEEDGLYYIVMEYVDGQTLKQYIQQHAPVPVEEALDIMKQLTSAISHAHHNHIVHRDIKPHNILIDASGTVKITDFGIAMALSATSITQTNSVLGSVHYLSPEQARGGMANKKSDIYSIGIVMFELLTGRLPFSGESAVSIALKHLQSETPSLKRWNPQIPQSVENIVLKATAKDPFHRYDNVDEMEEDLRTALDSKRLNEDKFVIPEDDEATKAIPIITNDRPYHNLDETIIRKDAPGSQEQAPKDKPAKKKKKKWPIILTVLFLLILTAGIVMVTIGPDLFGPKDKEVPDVSGMEVEEAVAELMSAGFIIGDKKEISDEEIEEGNVIRTNPKAGKMIKEGNEIDLYISTGKEELELSDYTDRIYDDVVKLLEGKGFKDIKKTEEHDDSEPGTILEQYPPGGESVVPEDTILEFKISMGPELVTLGDLKEYNQRNLDLYADTTGLVIESTEEFHDTVPVGLVISQKPEAGTQLQPGSKVSVVISKGPEPVPKEKTLEITVPYQPKEEGVPQEIKIYMNDVNHTDETPIDTIEITEDTVISLDFLIAPGKKGDYRIIRDGEIFDSGSVEYPKD, from the coding sequence ATGATTATCGGAAAAAGAATCAGCGGTCGTTATAAAATCAAGGATATGATTGGCGGCGGAGGCATGGCGAATGTCTATCTGGCACATGACATGATCCTTGACAGGGATGTGGCAGTCAAGATGCTTCGTCTTGATTTTGCCAATGACGATGAATTCATCCGCAGGTTCCACAGAGAGGCCCAGTCCGCAACTAGTCTTGCACATCCGAACATTGTCAGTATATATGATGTCGGGGAAGAGGACGGGCTATACTATATAGTGATGGAATATGTCGATGGCCAGACTTTAAAGCAATACATACAGCAGCATGCGCCAGTCCCGGTAGAGGAAGCCCTGGACATCATGAAACAACTAACATCCGCTATCTCACATGCGCATCATAATCATATTGTCCATCGTGACATTAAACCGCATAATATTTTGATAGACGCAAGCGGAACTGTCAAAATCACTGACTTTGGTATTGCGATGGCATTGAGTGCAACAAGCATAACCCAAACGAATTCAGTTCTCGGTTCGGTGCATTACCTATCGCCAGAACAAGCCAGAGGCGGGATGGCGAACAAAAAATCTGATATCTATTCAATCGGGATTGTCATGTTTGAATTGCTCACAGGCAGGCTTCCTTTTTCAGGTGAATCAGCCGTTTCGATTGCATTGAAGCACCTTCAGTCAGAGACGCCTTCTTTAAAAAGATGGAATCCTCAAATTCCCCAAAGCGTTGAGAATATTGTTCTGAAGGCAACTGCAAAGGATCCGTTCCATCGATATGATAATGTCGATGAAATGGAAGAGGATTTAAGGACGGCACTTGACAGCAAGCGTTTGAATGAGGACAAATTTGTCATACCCGAGGACGATGAAGCAACCAAGGCAATTCCTATCATAACGAATGACCGCCCTTATCATAATCTTGATGAAACCATCATCCGCAAAGATGCACCTGGTTCGCAGGAGCAGGCACCAAAGGATAAACCGGCGAAAAAGAAGAAAAAGAAGTGGCCGATTATTCTAACCGTTTTGTTTTTGCTCATTCTTACTGCGGGTATTGTCATGGTGACGATTGGTCCAGATCTTTTTGGGCCAAAGGATAAGGAAGTGCCCGATGTCAGCGGAATGGAAGTAGAAGAAGCTGTCGCTGAACTCATGTCAGCTGGTTTTATTATTGGTGATAAAAAAGAAATTAGCGATGAAGAGATCGAAGAAGGTAATGTCATAAGAACAAATCCGAAAGCCGGTAAAATGATCAAAGAGGGTAATGAAATCGATTTGTATATCAGTACCGGTAAAGAAGAACTTGAATTATCGGATTACACCGACAGGATCTACGATGATGTCGTCAAACTGCTTGAAGGAAAAGGCTTTAAAGATATCAAAAAAACCGAAGAGCATGATGATAGCGAGCCTGGTACCATTCTAGAACAATATCCTCCTGGTGGGGAATCTGTCGTTCCAGAGGACACAATTTTGGAATTCAAGATCAGCATGGGGCCGGAATTGGTAACTCTAGGTGATTTAAAAGAATATAACCAGAGAAATCTCGATCTTTATGCTGACACCACTGGGCTTGTTATTGAAAGTACGGAGGAGTTTCATGATACCGTACCCGTCGGATTGGTTATTTCACAAAAACCTGAAGCAGGAACTCAATTGCAGCCAGGAAGTAAGGTAAGTGTCGTCATTTCAAAAGGACCGGAACCTGTTCCGAAAGAAAAGACACTTGAAATTACTGTACCATATCAGCCTAAAGAAGAAGGCGTTCCACAGGAAATCAAGATTTACATGAATGACGTAAACCATACAGATGAAACTCCAATAGATACGATTGAAATCACAGAGGACACAGTTATTAGTCTTGATTTTCTAATCGCGCCTGGCAAAAAGGGTGATTATCGAATCATACGCGATGGAGAAATCTTTGATAGTGGCAGCGTTGAGTATCCAAAAGACTAA